Proteins from a genomic interval of Stenotrophomonas sp. WZN-1:
- a CDS encoding TraB/GumN family protein: MNESMTETLPETGDDLFAGQPVRVVERDGVRYTLLGTAHVSRASVEAVEKAIDSGRFDAVAVELDPQRLQALSDPDTLAKLDLVEVIRKGRVALFAANLALSAYQRRLAEQLDIEPGAELKRAVELARERNLPVHLIDREVGLTFRRASQRLGFFGKLKLVAGLGAGLFSSEEVGENEIEKLKQGDMLESSFGEFASESPALYETIIGERDRYMATRLREEHDLQQREVLAVVGAGHLAGLARYLETDTEAPAPLRAELEAVPKKRNIPWFTLGILAIVATGIGVGFYRGGLGVGTELLATWAMYTGGLAGLGCLLAGGHPLSILTAIAVAPFKPFRLSIPTGAFSALVEARLRKPAYEDFLKLRDDAQSLKGWYRNRVTRVVLTFMLTNIGSMLGLWLTTFKVWGKVAG, encoded by the coding sequence ATGAATGAATCCATGACTGAAACCCTTCCCGAGACCGGCGACGACCTGTTCGCCGGCCAGCCGGTGCGCGTCGTCGAACGCGACGGCGTGCGTTATACCCTGCTGGGCACCGCCCACGTCTCACGCGCGAGCGTCGAGGCAGTGGAAAAGGCCATCGACAGCGGCCGCTTCGATGCGGTGGCCGTCGAACTGGACCCGCAGCGCCTGCAGGCACTGAGCGACCCGGATACGCTGGCCAAGCTCGACCTGGTCGAGGTGATCCGCAAGGGCCGCGTCGCCCTGTTCGCTGCCAACCTCGCTCTGTCCGCCTACCAGCGCCGCCTGGCCGAACAGCTCGACATCGAGCCGGGTGCCGAACTGAAGCGTGCGGTGGAACTGGCACGCGAACGCAACCTGCCCGTGCACCTGATCGACCGCGAGGTCGGCCTGACCTTCCGCCGCGCCTCGCAGCGGCTGGGGTTCTTCGGCAAGCTGAAGCTGGTCGCCGGGCTTGGCGCCGGCCTGTTCTCGTCCGAGGAAGTGGGCGAGAACGAGATCGAGAAGCTCAAGCAGGGCGACATGCTGGAATCGAGCTTCGGCGAGTTCGCCAGCGAGAGCCCGGCGCTGTACGAGACCATCATCGGCGAGCGTGACCGTTACATGGCCACCCGCCTGCGCGAAGAACACGACCTGCAGCAGCGCGAAGTGCTGGCGGTGGTCGGCGCCGGCCACCTGGCCGGGCTGGCCCGCTACCTGGAAACCGACACCGAGGCGCCGGCACCGCTGCGTGCCGAGCTGGAGGCGGTGCCGAAGAAGCGCAACATTCCGTGGTTCACGCTCGGCATCCTGGCGATCGTGGCGACCGGCATCGGCGTGGGCTTCTACCGCGGCGGCCTGGGCGTGGGCACCGAGCTGCTGGCGACCTGGGCGATGTACACCGGCGGCCTGGCGGGCCTGGGCTGCCTGCTGGCCGGCGGCCACCCGCTGAGCATCCTCACCGCGATCGCTGTGGCCCCGTTCAAACCGTTCCGCCTGAGCATCCCGACCGGCGCATTCTCGGCGCTGGTGGAAGCGCGGCTGCGCAAGCCAGCGTATGAGGACTTCCTGAAGCTTCGCGATGATGCGCAGAGCCTGAAGGGCTGGTACCGCAACCGGGTCACCCGCGTGGTGCTGACCTTCATGCTGACCAACATCGGTAGCATGCTCGGCCTGTGGCTGACCACCTTCAAGGTGTGGGGCAAGGTGGCCGGTTGA
- a CDS encoding GNAT family N-acetyltransferase: MAVLIRDAGPADIDAITAIYAVEVTDFVNTYEYDIPDATEMLRRMRDIIDRGFPYLVAEIDGQVAGYAYANTYRTRVAYQWTVENSVYVDARFQGQGVGTGLLQALIDACVVRGYRQMVAVIGEPTNTASIKLHERFGFELVGVFRGLGRKHGRWLDTVQMQRALGDGADTAPSNE, from the coding sequence ATGGCCGTCCTCATCCGTGATGCCGGCCCGGCCGACATCGACGCGATCACCGCGATCTATGCGGTGGAAGTGACCGACTTCGTCAACACCTACGAGTACGACATCCCGGATGCGACCGAGATGCTGCGCCGCATGCGCGACATCATCGATCGCGGCTTCCCCTACCTGGTCGCCGAGATCGACGGCCAGGTCGCCGGCTATGCCTACGCCAATACTTACCGCACCCGCGTCGCCTACCAGTGGACCGTGGAAAACTCGGTCTACGTCGATGCCCGCTTCCAGGGCCAGGGCGTCGGCACCGGCCTGCTGCAGGCTCTCATCGACGCCTGCGTGGTGCGTGGCTACCGGCAGATGGTGGCGGTGATCGGTGAACCGACCAACACCGCGTCAATCAAGCTGCACGAACGCTTCGGCTTCGAGCTGGTGGGCGTGTTCCGTGGCCTTGGCCGCAAGCACGGCCGCTGGCTGGATACCGTGCAGATGCAGCGCGCGCTCGGCGATGGCGCCGACACCGCACCTTCCAATGAATGA
- a CDS encoding carbon-nitrogen hydrolase gives MNSRSPLTVALIQERNHGDAAANLAVIEARVAEAAAQGAKLVLLQELHNGPYFCQHESVDEFDLAEPIPGPSTERLGALAKKHGVVLVGSLFERRAAGLYHNTAVVFEKDGTLLGKYRKMHIPDDPGFYEKFYFTPGDIGFKPIDTSVGRLGVLVCWDQWYPEAARLMALAGAELLLYPTAIGWDPDDVQDEKTRQRDAWVLSHRGHAVANGLPVLSCNRVGHEASPLGASGIQFWGNSHVLGPQGEFLAEAGTDATVLLCDVDLQRSEHVRRIWPFLRDRRIDAYGDLLKRYID, from the coding sequence ATGAACTCGCGCAGCCCCCTTACCGTCGCCCTGATCCAGGAGCGCAACCACGGTGATGCCGCCGCCAACCTGGCGGTGATTGAAGCACGCGTGGCCGAGGCGGCTGCGCAGGGTGCCAAGCTGGTGCTGCTGCAGGAACTGCATAACGGCCCGTATTTCTGCCAGCACGAGTCGGTCGATGAGTTCGACCTGGCCGAGCCGATTCCAGGCCCGAGCACCGAGCGCCTGGGCGCGCTGGCGAAGAAGCATGGCGTGGTGCTGGTCGGCTCGCTGTTCGAGCGCCGCGCTGCCGGCCTGTACCACAACACCGCGGTGGTGTTCGAGAAAGACGGCACGCTGCTCGGCAAGTACCGCAAGATGCACATCCCGGACGACCCGGGCTTCTACGAGAAGTTCTACTTCACCCCGGGTGACATCGGCTTCAAGCCGATCGATACCTCGGTGGGTCGCCTCGGCGTGCTGGTGTGCTGGGACCAGTGGTATCCGGAAGCGGCCCGCCTGATGGCGCTGGCCGGCGCCGAGCTGCTGCTGTACCCGACCGCGATCGGCTGGGACCCGGACGATGTGCAGGACGAGAAGACCCGCCAGCGCGACGCCTGGGTGCTGAGCCACCGCGGCCACGCCGTGGCCAATGGCCTGCCGGTGCTGAGCTGCAACCGCGTCGGCCACGAAGCCTCGCCGCTGGGTGCTTCGGGCATCCAGTTCTGGGGCAACAGCCACGTGCTGGGCCCGCAGGGCGAATTCCTGGCCGAGGCCGGCACCGACGCCACCGTGCTGCTGTGCGACGTCGACCTGCAGCGCAGCGAGCACGTGCGCCGCATCTGGCCGTTCCTGCGTGATCGCCGCATCGATGCCTACGGCGACCTGCTCAAGCGCTACATCGACTGA
- a CDS encoding agmatine deiminase family protein: protein MNQTLRFPAEWEAQSGVLIAWPTADTDWADRLGQVEETYIALVAAITRFQPVLICVADDDVETYAEMRLRSNRIDMDKVHFTTAAYDDTWLRDSGPITLRRADGGFQLLDFRFTGWGGKFDATLDDQLVGVLDQAGVFNDAPVRSIPFALEGGGIETDGEGTLLTTWKCLHERHPDRDRASLSADLADWLQQDRVLWLDHGYLEGDDTDAHIDTLARFASADSIVYQACDDESDSHYAELQAMGNELAALRTKDGQPYRLFPLPWAQPVIDEGRRLAASYANYLIVNGAVLMPAYGDPADDLARDVLAQAHPGREIVQVPCRSLIWQNGSLHCITMQLPAGLLKA, encoded by the coding sequence ATGAACCAGACCCTTCGTTTTCCTGCCGAGTGGGAAGCCCAGAGCGGCGTCCTGATTGCCTGGCCCACCGCCGACACCGACTGGGCCGACCGCCTGGGCCAGGTGGAAGAGACCTACATCGCCCTGGTCGCGGCCATCACCCGCTTCCAGCCGGTGCTGATCTGCGTGGCCGACGACGATGTGGAGACCTATGCCGAGATGCGGCTGCGCTCCAACCGCATCGACATGGACAAGGTCCACTTCACCACGGCGGCCTACGACGATACCTGGCTGCGCGACTCCGGCCCGATCACCCTGCGCCGTGCCGACGGCGGTTTCCAGCTGCTGGATTTCCGCTTCACCGGCTGGGGTGGCAAGTTCGACGCCACGCTGGATGACCAGCTGGTGGGCGTGCTCGACCAGGCCGGCGTGTTCAACGACGCACCGGTGCGCAGCATTCCGTTCGCGCTGGAAGGCGGTGGCATCGAGACCGATGGCGAAGGCACCCTGCTGACCACCTGGAAGTGCCTGCACGAGCGCCACCCGGACCGCGACCGCGCCAGCCTGAGCGCCGACCTGGCCGACTGGCTGCAGCAGGACCGCGTGCTGTGGCTGGACCACGGCTACCTGGAAGGCGACGACACCGACGCCCACATCGATACCCTCGCCCGCTTCGCTTCGGCCGACAGCATCGTCTACCAGGCCTGCGACGACGAGAGCGACTCGCACTATGCCGAACTGCAGGCGATGGGCAATGAGCTGGCCGCGCTGCGCACCAAGGATGGCCAGCCGTACCGCCTGTTCCCGCTGCCGTGGGCACAGCCAGTGATCGACGAAGGCCGCCGCCTGGCTGCGTCGTACGCCAACTACCTGATCGTCAATGGCGCCGTGCTGATGCCGGCCTATGGCGATCCGGCCGACGACCTGGCCCGCGATGTACTGGCCCAGGCGCACCCAGGCCGCGAGATCGTGCAGGTGCCCTGCCGCTCGCTGATCTGGCAGAACGGCAGCCTGCACTGCATCACCATGCAGCTGCCGGCAGGGCTGTTGAAGGCGTAA
- the ykgO gene encoding type B 50S ribosomal protein L36: MKVLSSLKSAKARHRDCKVVRRRGKIFVICKSNPRFKARQR; encoded by the coding sequence ATGAAAGTCCTGTCCTCCCTGAAGTCGGCGAAGGCCCGTCACCGTGACTGCAAGGTCGTGCGTCGTCGTGGCAAGATCTTCGTCATCTGCAAGTCGAACCCGCGTTTCAAGGCGCGTCAGCGCTAA
- the cmk gene encoding (d)CMP kinase, giving the protein MNPLAPVLTIDGPSGAGKGTISRIIARRMGWHYLDSGALYRAVGVAASWADIDTSDASALVRCTFDTHVQFVEQGDAMRVMVNGTDATDELRLETTGALASAIAAIPEVRAALKERQRAFRELPGLVADGRDMGTVIFPNASYKVFLTASAEERAERRHKQLKDKGVSVNFDDLLREIMARDARDAQRTVAPLKPADDAVLIDTTGIGIDDVVARVMDLLPVPAA; this is encoded by the coding sequence ATGAATCCACTCGCTCCCGTCCTGACCATCGACGGCCCATCCGGGGCCGGCAAGGGTACCATCAGCCGCATCATCGCGCGCAGGATGGGCTGGCATTACCTGGATTCGGGCGCGCTGTACCGGGCGGTGGGCGTGGCCGCAAGCTGGGCTGACATCGATACCTCCGACGCCTCGGCGCTGGTCCGTTGCACCTTCGACACCCACGTTCAGTTTGTCGAGCAGGGCGATGCCATGCGGGTCATGGTCAACGGCACCGATGCCACCGACGAGCTGCGCCTGGAGACCACCGGTGCGCTGGCCTCGGCCATTGCCGCCATTCCGGAGGTCCGGGCTGCCCTGAAGGAGCGCCAGCGCGCATTCAGGGAGCTGCCGGGGCTGGTTGCTGATGGCCGCGACATGGGTACGGTGATCTTCCCGAACGCCTCCTACAAGGTCTTCCTGACCGCCAGTGCCGAGGAGCGCGCCGAGCGCCGGCATAAGCAGTTGAAAGACAAGGGGGTTTCTGTTAACTTTGATGACCTCCTGCGCGAGATCATGGCCCGCGACGCCCGTGATGCTCAGCGTACCGTGGCGCCCCTGAAGCCGGCAGACGATGCTGTCCTCATCGACACCACAGGCATCGGCATCGATGATGTCGTTGCCCGAGTGATGGATCTGCTTCCGGTTCCGGCTGCCTGA